In a genomic window of Pseudodesulfovibrio sp. JC047:
- the pyk gene encoding pyruvate kinase has product MDRHIKIIATLGPGTETYEAVKNLVASGAKIFRLNFSHGGREFFARMVEIIRRLEVETGYTLTVLQDLSGPKIRTCDVGLGAFEVNKGTEVLLGTPDEYKEDGSPFICLDIPEMFAGVKEGDQVALGDGVIRFKVAKIERKHLIRLVATNSGICPPRKGITFPGTTTPLAPLTDKDKADLAIGMDLGVDVVAMSFVQKAQDIRNLRDKMVQYGRRVPIIAKIERTAALDCLDEIIDEADGIMVARGDLGLELDLAELPTAQKRIIRACNKLGKPVIVATQMLLSMVNSPMATRAETTDVANAILDGADCVMLSEETAVGQYPSEAVKFMRKIAYEIEAYMFETGLGNVAVDGVKEHPSTFLAHAAAMLAGKVDAKAIICHSTSGATARILSSCRPKQSIYALSTDSSVRHFTNLSLGVIPAEPLDVIDDHQERAEVFVRQCPSFKEGDVVVVTAGQPEKGKTVTQTNVVKLYEKLKKEEI; this is encoded by the coding sequence ATGGATAGGCATATTAAGATCATTGCGACACTGGGACCGGGAACCGAAACATATGAAGCTGTGAAAAATCTGGTGGCATCCGGTGCCAAGATATTTCGGTTGAACTTTTCCCATGGCGGTCGGGAATTTTTTGCGAGGATGGTGGAGATCATCCGGCGGTTGGAAGTGGAGACCGGCTACACCCTGACGGTGCTTCAGGATTTGTCGGGTCCGAAAATCAGGACCTGCGATGTGGGGCTTGGTGCGTTTGAAGTGAACAAGGGCACGGAAGTTCTGTTGGGCACGCCCGATGAATATAAGGAAGATGGGAGCCCATTCATTTGTCTCGATATCCCGGAGATGTTTGCCGGGGTGAAGGAAGGGGATCAAGTCGCTTTGGGAGATGGCGTGATCCGGTTCAAAGTGGCGAAGATTGAGCGGAAGCATCTGATCCGGCTGGTTGCGACCAACTCCGGTATCTGTCCGCCCAGAAAGGGCATCACGTTTCCCGGAACCACGACCCCGTTGGCTCCATTGACCGACAAGGACAAGGCGGACCTCGCCATCGGCATGGATTTGGGAGTGGACGTGGTTGCCATGAGTTTTGTCCAGAAGGCGCAGGACATCAGAAATTTACGGGATAAAATGGTGCAATATGGACGGCGGGTTCCCATTATTGCCAAGATCGAACGGACAGCGGCTTTGGACTGTCTTGATGAAATTATCGATGAAGCCGATGGTATCATGGTGGCGCGTGGTGACCTTGGTCTGGAGCTTGATCTGGCAGAATTGCCCACCGCGCAGAAACGGATCATCCGGGCTTGTAACAAGCTCGGCAAGCCGGTGATCGTGGCGACCCAGATGTTATTGTCCATGGTCAATTCGCCCATGGCGACCCGCGCGGAGACAACGGATGTGGCCAATGCCATTCTGGACGGTGCGGATTGCGTCATGCTGTCTGAAGAAACGGCTGTAGGGCAATATCCGAGCGAGGCGGTCAAGTTCATGCGCAAGATTGCCTATGAGATCGAGGCGTACATGTTCGAGACCGGTTTGGGGAATGTGGCCGTGGATGGAGTCAAGGAACACCCGTCCACCTTTTTGGCGCACGCCGCTGCCATGCTGGCCGGGAAAGTCGATGCCAAGGCGATCATCTGTCATTCCACCTCGGGTGCCACGGCCCGTATCCTGTCATCCTGTCGCCCCAAGCAGTCCATTTACGCCTTGAGCACGGATTCTTCGGTCAGGCACTTCACAAATCTTTCATTGGGGGTTATTCCTGCGGAACCTCTGGATGTCATTGACGACCATCAGGAGCGGGCCGAAGTCTTTGTCAGGCAATGCCCCTCGTTCAAGGAAGGGGATGTTGTCGTGGTGACG
- a CDS encoding division/cell wall cluster transcriptional repressor MraZ, whose amino-acid sequence MKFKGHAHRSLDDKGRLILPPEFKDLIRAESSDAVMVLTIYDKHVIGITPEQWTQLESELDGIKAPSRALQNIIRLFNLGYTEVKVGKQGRIAIPAHLRKSGKLEKDVVVMGAGKRFEIWSAESFDQLLEEDNDVSGELAENNVALPF is encoded by the coding sequence ATGAAGTTTAAAGGTCATGCACACCGAAGCCTTGACGATAAGGGACGGCTCATATTGCCGCCCGAGTTCAAGGATTTGATACGCGCCGAGTCATCGGACGCGGTCATGGTGCTGACCATCTATGACAAGCATGTCATCGGCATCACCCCCGAGCAATGGACGCAACTTGAAAGTGAACTGGACGGGATCAAGGCTCCGAGCCGGGCACTCCAGAACATCATTCGACTTTTCAACCTCGGCTATACAGAAGTCAAGGTTGGCAAGCAGGGACGCATCGCCATTCCCGCGCATCTGCGCAAATCAGGCAAATTGGAAAAGGACGTAGTGGTCATGGGAGCTGGTAAACGGTTTGAAATCTGGTCGGCAGAGAGCTTCGACCAATTGCTCGAAGAGGACAATGACGTGTCCGGCGAGCTGGCTGAAAACAACGTCGCCCTTCCTTTCTGA
- the rsmH gene encoding 16S rRNA (cytosine(1402)-N(4))-methyltransferase RsmH: MKQGTQDPASLHTTVLLHEVVEWLRPKPGGRYMDGTLGMGGHSLALLQAAGGTAELLGLDRDEKALTLARQRLVDFENSIHLYHAPFSRFEEALDDIGWDTIDGAVLDLGVSSMQLDVAERGFSFIHDGPLDMRMDPDSGASAEELVNTLKHGDLARIIRVYGEDPLAGKIASAILKARDKERITRTLRLAEIVRLAYPPKMRHTARNHPATRTFQGLRIAVNRETEELEYYLKTIIGRLKPGARVAIISFHSLEDRAVKHAFRDAAKGCKCPPQQLHCTCGGIPEMKVLTKKPLGASDTERDGNPRARSAKLRVAEKLGPNGETV, from the coding sequence ATGAAACAGGGCACCCAAGATCCCGCATCACTGCACACGACTGTTCTTTTACATGAAGTTGTCGAGTGGCTTCGGCCCAAGCCAGGAGGCCGTTACATGGACGGCACATTGGGCATGGGAGGTCACAGTCTGGCGCTTTTACAGGCGGCAGGAGGCACGGCCGAACTTTTAGGGCTTGACCGGGACGAAAAGGCTTTGACGCTGGCAAGACAGCGTCTCGTGGATTTCGAAAACAGTATTCATCTGTACCACGCCCCTTTTTCCCGGTTTGAGGAAGCCCTGGACGATATCGGCTGGGACACGATTGACGGCGCGGTCTTGGACCTCGGCGTCTCGTCCATGCAGCTGGATGTTGCTGAAAGAGGATTCAGCTTTATCCACGACGGTCCTTTGGACATGCGCATGGACCCCGACTCCGGGGCTTCGGCCGAAGAGTTGGTCAATACACTGAAACACGGTGATCTGGCGCGGATCATCAGGGTCTATGGGGAAGATCCCCTGGCCGGGAAAATAGCGTCGGCAATATTGAAGGCTCGGGACAAGGAACGGATCACACGAACGCTCCGATTGGCCGAAATTGTGCGTCTGGCATACCCGCCAAAAATGCGGCACACCGCGCGGAATCATCCGGCGACCCGAACTTTTCAGGGACTGCGTATCGCAGTCAACAGAGAGACTGAGGAACTTGAGTACTACCTTAAAACCATCATCGGACGCCTGAAACCAGGCGCGAGAGTGGCCATCATTTCGTTTCACTCCCTGGAAGACAGGGCGGTGAAGCACGCATTTCGGGATGCAGCCAAGGGGTGCAAATGCCCCCCGCAACAACTTCACTGCACCTGCGGAGGTATCCCCGAAATGAAAGTGCTCACCAAGAAACCGTTGGGCGCCTCGGACACTGAAAGGGACGGAAACCCCCGCGCCAGGAGTGCAAAACTCAGGGTAGCGGAGAAACTCGGACCGAACGGGGAAACCGTATGA